The Opitutales bacterium ASA1 genome window below encodes:
- a CDS encoding TonB-dependent receptor — translation MDSLHQNRLTVMLLSRLRTTFATALAALALPLFVSAQNATTTLVGRVTDGFTGLPLAGTRVVVAGSAEAFTNRFGEYTVTGVPEGSQPVAFSYVGYRGIEQRVAIQAGRANRLDVQFGGEEDTVNLDEFVIEGSLVGTARAINQQRAAATLANIVASDEIGRFPDQNAAEALQRIPGVSLYRDQGEGRYIVLRGLNFEYTSVRVNGGSFAGADLGERATALDVVPADALASIEVTKVPTPDMDGEGLGGQVNIKTKSAFDYDGRAAGLTAQAQYSELSDKFSSKFNGFYSTRFGEGDRWGLLLAPTWQVRDFGSHNVETGGAWVSPEDNGTPFYVAEALEFRDYVIERERYGITAALETRPDDATSLYLRGGYSRFTDTESRHLTIFDFTEGTLDEASVTATSATHDALRRYGRRLRVREKDQEVLSLVAGGERSVGGWKLDGQLGFTEGKERRPDELTARFRRNTRDAVVRYDITDTYRVDVAQLAGASFFEPSSYAFQRVDLANESGKETSFDAGMNARYDFGDARRSYVKTGLAFRAKEKESEGEVFELGSAPAGFSFASLADSAGSYPFLRVPRISTDAFTRAYYDNPSGFTGERVFEDSEFDDFEISEDVFAAYLMGGSTFGRLNVIGGLRIERTSFDTTGNELDLVDEIATPISASQDYTNVLPGIYLRYDANEKLVFRASWSSSLARPGFSYAAIRSNVNRDDLEITRGNPALDPLEATSFDASVEYYLSSLGVVSASVFHKQIDNFSYEFTADEPVLIGGEEYELTTFANGSDGSITGLELAYQQELRFLPAPFDGLGFMANVTFLDSEAKYPTRVGEDVPFIGQSDYTGNVGLTYDKGRFFARLAMNFRSERLREDEPIGGSMVEDLYVDDFAQLDLTMRYEFNRDLEFFAEFVNLTDEPFRVFLKSDNGQGARLGQWEEYGRSVNFGLRWKL, via the coding sequence GTGGATTCACTGCACCAGAACCGTCTCACCGTCATGCTGCTCTCCCGCCTCCGTACAACCTTCGCGACGGCTCTTGCCGCGCTCGCGTTGCCGCTCTTCGTTTCCGCGCAGAACGCCACCACGACACTCGTCGGTCGGGTGACCGACGGCTTCACCGGCTTGCCGCTCGCAGGCACGCGCGTCGTCGTCGCCGGCTCGGCCGAGGCCTTCACCAACCGCTTCGGCGAATACACCGTCACGGGGGTGCCTGAGGGCTCGCAGCCCGTCGCGTTCAGCTACGTGGGCTATCGTGGCATCGAGCAGCGCGTGGCGATCCAAGCGGGTCGCGCGAATCGCCTCGACGTGCAGTTCGGTGGCGAGGAGGACACGGTCAATCTCGACGAGTTCGTAATCGAAGGTTCCCTCGTGGGCACGGCGCGTGCGATCAATCAACAGCGGGCCGCCGCGACGCTCGCCAACATCGTCGCGTCCGACGAGATCGGTCGTTTTCCCGACCAGAACGCCGCCGAGGCGCTGCAACGCATTCCCGGCGTCTCGCTCTATCGCGACCAAGGCGAGGGCCGTTACATCGTGCTGCGTGGGCTCAATTTCGAATACACGTCCGTGCGCGTGAACGGCGGCTCGTTCGCGGGTGCCGACCTCGGCGAGCGCGCCACCGCACTCGACGTCGTTCCGGCCGACGCACTCGCGTCTATCGAGGTCACCAAAGTGCCGACACCCGACATGGACGGCGAAGGCCTCGGCGGGCAGGTGAACATCAAGACCAAGAGCGCGTTCGACTACGACGGTCGGGCGGCCGGGCTCACGGCGCAGGCGCAATACTCCGAACTGAGCGACAAGTTCAGCAGCAAGTTCAACGGCTTCTACTCGACCCGCTTCGGCGAGGGTGATCGGTGGGGACTGCTCCTCGCGCCCACGTGGCAGGTGCGCGACTTCGGTTCGCACAACGTCGAGACGGGAGGCGCGTGGGTGTCGCCCGAGGACAACGGCACGCCCTTCTACGTCGCCGAGGCGCTGGAGTTCCGCGACTACGTGATCGAACGCGAACGCTACGGCATCACCGCCGCCCTCGAAACGCGCCCCGACGACGCCACGTCGTTGTATCTGCGTGGTGGATACAGCCGGTTCACCGACACCGAGAGCCGCCATCTCACGATCTTCGACTTCACCGAAGGCACGCTCGACGAGGCCTCCGTCACCGCGACCTCGGCGACCCACGACGCGTTGCGCCGCTACGGCCGCCGGCTTCGCGTGCGCGAGAAGGACCAGGAGGTTCTCTCCCTCGTGGCGGGTGGCGAGCGCTCCGTAGGTGGGTGGAAGCTCGACGGCCAGCTCGGCTTCACCGAAGGCAAGGAGCGCCGCCCGGACGAACTGACCGCGCGTTTCCGGCGCAACACCCGCGACGCCGTCGTCCGCTACGACATCACCGACACGTACCGGGTGGACGTCGCGCAACTCGCCGGTGCCAGCTTCTTCGAGCCGTCCAGCTACGCTTTCCAGCGCGTGGACCTCGCCAACGAGAGCGGCAAGGAGACGTCGTTCGATGCCGGAATGAATGCCCGCTACGACTTCGGCGACGCGCGCCGTTCCTACGTGAAGACCGGCCTCGCCTTCCGTGCCAAAGAGAAGGAGTCGGAAGGGGAGGTCTTCGAACTGGGATCGGCTCCGGCCGGTTTCTCCTTTGCGAGTCTCGCTGATTCGGCGGGTAGTTACCCGTTCCTCCGGGTGCCGCGGATCAGCACCGACGCTTTCACGCGGGCCTACTACGACAATCCCTCCGGCTTCACCGGCGAGCGCGTCTTCGAGGACAGCGAATTCGACGACTTCGAAATCTCCGAGGACGTGTTCGCCGCCTATCTGATGGGAGGCTCGACCTTCGGCCGCCTCAACGTCATCGGCGGTCTTCGAATCGAACGGACCAGTTTCGACACCACCGGCAACGAACTCGATCTCGTCGACGAAATCGCGACCCCGATCTCGGCTTCGCAGGATTACACCAATGTGCTTCCTGGCATCTACCTGCGCTACGACGCGAACGAGAAACTCGTCTTCCGCGCTTCGTGGTCCAGCTCGCTCGCGCGGCCCGGATTCAGTTACGCGGCCATCCGCAGCAACGTGAACCGTGACGACCTGGAGATCACGCGCGGCAACCCTGCGCTCGATCCTCTCGAAGCCACGAGCTTCGACGCATCGGTCGAATACTACCTTTCGTCGCTCGGCGTGGTGTCCGCTTCCGTCTTCCACAAGCAGATCGACAACTTCTCCTACGAGTTCACGGCCGACGAGCCCGTGCTGATCGGAGGCGAGGAGTACGAGTTGACCACCTTCGCCAACGGCTCCGATGGCTCGATCACGGGTCTCGAATTGGCCTACCAACAGGAGCTGCGTTTCCTGCCTGCGCCCTTCGACGGCCTCGGCTTCATGGCCAACGTCACCTTCCTCGACTCGGAGGCGAAATACCCCACGCGCGTGGGCGAAGACGTGCCGTTCATCGGCCAATCCGACTACACCGGCAACGTCGGTCTGACCTACGACAAAGGCCGCTTCTTCGCGCGTCTCGCCATGAACTTCCGTTCGGAGCGCCTCCGCGAGGACGAGCCGATCGGCGGCTCGATGGTCGAGGATCTCTACGTCGACGACTTCGCGCAGCTCGATCTGACCATGCGCTACGAGTTCAACCGCGACCTCGAGTTCTTCGCCGAGTTCGTCAACCTCACCGACGAGCCGTTCCGTGTGTTCTTGAAGAGCGACAACGGCCAGGGCGCGCGCCTCGGGCAATGGGAGGAGTACGGACGGAGCGTGAACTTCGGCCTCCGTTGGAAGCTGTGA
- a CDS encoding phytase, whose protein sequence is MPDPDARNAEPVKPRVVTEPVKHDTDDPAIWINHADPAESLVVGTDKEWDGALYVFGLDGRIRRDQVVRGIARPNNVDIVQGFSSTHGLIDIAVATERFGHRLRVYRLPDMAPLDRGGIPVFEGERARDCMGVALYKRPTDSAVFAIVSRSDAGAPREGYLHQYRLVDDGAGTIRGVFVRSFGTWSGKKEIEAIVVDQDLGYVYYSDEQFGVRKYHADPAAEDAEDELALFGTSGFADDHEGISIYALDPKTGYILVSNQQANTFRIFPREGGAGGPHDHPLISSVRLSTLDSDGSDVTSFGELPGFPGGLFVAMSTDKTFHFYAWEDIAKAAGLKVRGR, encoded by the coding sequence ATGCCCGATCCCGACGCGCGCAATGCCGAACCGGTGAAGCCGCGCGTGGTCACGGAGCCGGTGAAACACGACACCGACGATCCCGCGATCTGGATCAACCATGCCGATCCTGCCGAATCGCTCGTCGTCGGGACCGACAAGGAGTGGGACGGTGCGCTCTACGTCTTCGGTCTCGACGGTAGGATCCGTCGCGACCAGGTCGTGCGCGGCATCGCGCGGCCGAACAACGTCGACATCGTGCAAGGGTTCTCGTCGACGCACGGTCTGATCGACATCGCCGTCGCAACGGAGCGTTTCGGTCATCGTTTGCGCGTCTATCGCCTCCCCGACATGGCGCCGTTGGATCGCGGGGGCATTCCGGTCTTCGAGGGAGAGAGGGCGCGCGACTGCATGGGCGTCGCGCTCTACAAGCGGCCGACGGACAGTGCGGTCTTCGCGATCGTGAGTCGCTCCGACGCGGGTGCGCCGCGCGAGGGTTACCTCCATCAATACCGGCTCGTCGACGACGGCGCGGGCACGATCCGCGGCGTCTTCGTGCGCAGCTTCGGCACGTGGAGCGGGAAGAAGGAGATCGAGGCCATCGTGGTCGATCAGGATCTCGGCTACGTCTACTACAGCGACGAACAGTTCGGAGTTCGCAAGTATCACGCGGACCCCGCGGCGGAGGATGCGGAGGACGAACTCGCCCTCTTCGGCACCAGCGGCTTCGCGGACGATCACGAGGGCATTTCGATCTACGCGTTGGATCCAAAAACCGGATACATCCTCGTCTCCAACCAGCAGGCGAACACCTTCCGGATTTTCCCGCGAGAAGGCGGCGCCGGCGGTCCGCACGATCATCCGTTGATCAGCAGCGTGCGTCTCTCGACGCTCGACAGCGACGGAAGCGACGTGACGAGCTTCGGCGAGCTGCCCGGCTTCCCGGGTGGACTCTTCGTGGCGATGTCGACCGACAAGACCTTCCACTTTTACGCGTGGGAGGACATCGCGAAAGCCGCCGGTCTGAAGGTCCGCGGCCGATAA
- a CDS encoding alpha-E domain-containing protein, with protein MLSRVANLTYWMARYLERAENSARILDVNTQLALESSMGVVNDARLWEPIIFALGDETIFKELYSETSERTVAEFVLFNPKNPNSVLSCINLARENARCIRDQISSDAWEQLNRLYLQMRGKTVADYRQTGTVEFLGRLRKSIQLFYGIAASMFPRNDAWQFYELGRFLERADNSSRLIDVKYFTLLPTVQAVGSTLDALQWGAVLRSCSAFEAFRKSRRGLINAERVLDYLILDEFFPRSIRFSIITAEESVRRITRDSDHHYSNAPSRSLGRLRADLDYLLIGDIVKFGLHEWIDQLQLSIARVHTDIESAFIDYDVERARILG; from the coding sequence ATGCTCTCCAGAGTCGCCAACCTCACCTACTGGATGGCCCGCTACCTCGAGCGGGCCGAAAACTCCGCCCGTATCCTCGACGTGAATACGCAGCTCGCCCTCGAGAGTTCGATGGGCGTGGTCAACGACGCCCGCCTCTGGGAGCCCATCATCTTCGCTCTCGGCGACGAGACGATCTTCAAGGAACTCTACTCCGAGACCAGCGAGCGCACGGTCGCCGAATTCGTCCTCTTCAATCCCAAGAACCCGAACTCCGTCCTCTCCTGCATCAACCTCGCCCGCGAGAACGCACGCTGCATCCGCGACCAGATCAGCTCCGACGCTTGGGAACAGCTCAACCGCCTCTACCTCCAGATGCGCGGCAAGACCGTCGCCGACTACCGTCAAACCGGCACCGTCGAATTCCTCGGCCGCCTGCGCAAATCCATCCAACTCTTCTACGGTATCGCCGCCTCGATGTTCCCGCGCAACGACGCGTGGCAGTTCTACGAACTCGGCCGCTTCCTCGAGCGCGCCGACAACTCTTCGCGCCTGATCGACGTGAAGTACTTCACTCTCCTCCCTACCGTCCAAGCGGTCGGCAGCACGCTCGACGCACTCCAGTGGGGCGCAGTCCTCCGCTCGTGCTCCGCTTTCGAGGCCTTCCGCAAGAGCCGCCGCGGCCTGATCAACGCCGAACGCGTGCTCGATTACCTCATCCTCGACGAGTTCTTCCCCCGCAGCATCCGCTTCTCGATCATCACCGCCGAAGAATCGGTACGCCGGATCACGCGCGACTCCGATCACCACTACTCCAACGCACCGTCGCGCAGCCTCGGTCGTTTGCGCGCCGATCTCGACTACCTCCTCATCGGAGACATCGTGAAGTTCGGACTCCATGAGTGGATCGACCAACTACAACTCTCCATCGCCCGCGTCCACACCGACATCGAGTCCGCCTTCATCGACTACGACGTCGAACGCGCCCGCATCCTCGGCTGA
- a CDS encoding circularly permuted type 2 ATP-grasp protein, with translation MSELFSTYALDRFYDEMFAGPETPRAHYERVYERLAAMSREELAAKQDLADQTFLWRGVTFTVYSDNQGTERIFPFDLIPRIIPAREWDTLERGLTQRMTALNLFLQDIYHEQRIVKEGRIPREMIESSKHFRPEMIGFRPPRDLYVHINGTDMIRDEAGGYFVLEDNLRSPSGVSYVLENRQVLKRVFPNLMASCPVRPVEQYTHDLLNTLMHLAPEHVPEPNVVLLTPGVYNSAYFEHSFLARQMGIEIVEGSDLIVRDDRVFVRTTRGLSPVHVIYRRIDDDFLDPTVFRKDSLLGVPGLVNAYRKGNVALCNPIGTGVADDKATYYYVPEMIRFYLGEEPILPNVETYLSADPKDMTFILENLPKLVVKSVNEAGGYGMLVGPHSTKEQIEEFRAKVIANPRNFVAQPTIGLSTCPAVCEGRIEPRHIDLRPYILNGSSIRIMPGGLTRVALRRGSLVVNSSQGGGSKDTWVLSDDIARTQAQNQAQTDKIIL, from the coding sequence ATGTCCGAACTGTTCAGCACCTACGCCCTCGATCGGTTTTACGACGAGATGTTCGCCGGCCCCGAGACGCCGCGCGCGCACTACGAACGCGTCTACGAACGCCTCGCCGCGATGTCGCGCGAGGAACTCGCCGCCAAACAGGACTTGGCCGATCAGACGTTTCTTTGGCGCGGGGTGACGTTCACCGTCTACAGCGACAATCAAGGCACGGAGCGCATCTTCCCCTTCGACCTCATCCCGCGCATCATCCCGGCGCGCGAATGGGACACGCTCGAGCGCGGCCTCACGCAGCGCATGACCGCGCTCAACCTGTTCCTCCAGGACATCTACCACGAGCAACGCATCGTGAAGGAGGGCCGCATCCCGCGGGAGATGATCGAGAGCTCGAAGCACTTTCGGCCGGAGATGATCGGCTTCCGTCCGCCGCGCGACCTCTACGTGCACATCAACGGCACCGACATGATCCGCGACGAAGCCGGCGGCTACTTCGTCCTCGAGGACAACCTCCGCTCGCCTTCCGGAGTCTCCTACGTGTTGGAAAACCGCCAGGTGCTCAAACGCGTGTTCCCCAACCTCATGGCGAGCTGCCCCGTGCGTCCGGTCGAGCAGTACACCCACGACCTGCTCAACACGCTCATGCACCTCGCTCCCGAGCACGTGCCCGAGCCCAACGTCGTGCTCCTCACCCCTGGCGTCTACAACTCCGCCTACTTCGAACACTCCTTCCTCGCCCGCCAGATGGGCATCGAGATCGTCGAAGGCTCCGACCTCATCGTGCGCGACGACCGCGTCTTCGTCCGCACCACCCGCGGCCTCTCGCCCGTCCACGTCATCTACAGGCGCATCGACGACGACTTCCTCGACCCCACCGTCTTCCGCAAGGACTCGCTTCTCGGCGTGCCCGGCCTCGTCAACGCCTACCGCAAGGGCAACGTCGCCCTCTGCAACCCCATCGGCACCGGCGTCGCCGACGACAAGGCCACGTACTACTACGTGCCCGAGATGATCCGCTTCTACCTCGGCGAAGAACCCATCCTGCCCAACGTCGAGACCTACCTCTCCGCCGATCCGAAGGACATGACGTTCATCCTCGAGAACCTGCCCAAACTCGTCGTGAAGAGCGTCAACGAAGCCGGCGGCTACGGCATGCTCGTCGGTCCCCACTCCACCAAGGAGCAGATAGAAGAGTTCCGCGCCAAGGTGATCGCCAACCCCCGCAATTTCGTCGCCCAACCGACGATCGGCCTCTCCACCTGCCCCGCCGTGTGCGAAGGCCGCATCGAGCCGCGCCACATCGACCTCCGCCCCTACATCCTCAACGGCTCCTCCATCCGCATCATGCCCGGCGGACTCACCCGCGTCGCCCTCCGCCGCGGCTCGTTGGTGGTCAACTCCAGTCAAGGCGGCGGCAGCAAGGACACCTGGGTGCTCTCCGACGACATCGCCCGCACCCAGGCCCAGAACCAGGCCCAGACCGACAAGATCATCCTCTGA
- a CDS encoding ATP-dependent helicase produces MEFDVSNHRLPPEGFPHIDFRAELNDEQFAAVTARPGPMLVLAGAGSGKTRTLTYRVAWLLSQGVPAHQILLLTFTNKAAKEMLKRVEDLTGVEARRFWGGTFHSIGHRLLRLHGEAVGLEKGFTILDAGEAEGLLRDAVDEIDRTFFKDKSHPRANVLGDMISMARNTRQSHERTLYRYFPQHEGLAEKLTTFAGAYEKTKRKHNVVDYDDLLVLWLELLAKAPELAEHYRLRFRHTLVDEYQDTNVLQSEIVDTMAHEHCVMAVGDDAQCIYSWRGANFENTLTFPDRHPGTQIHRIETNYRSSPEILTLANSVLVNQSAAGRGFEKELRPARDSHLKPYVVPALDSREQALFVVSRLRGLVDEGRSLGEVAVLYRAHFQAIDLQVELSRARIDYVITSGVRFFEQAHIKDVIAHLRFVFNPQDVMAYMRLAVLLPKVGDKSARKLFDLATDFARKRNLPIVDALLLPEVHAKVPADAKDDWTSLMHSLRDMREAASHNPPAAVVKLAIEGWYGLYLKGAYTNYVQRMEDLTALIGFAEKYEDSSELIAQITLLTSETADRSAEEMKDAVRLTTVHQAKGLEFDIVFVIGLADGQFPLRRAIEEGDVEEERRLFYVAVTRARDELYLVHPRVNTKGGPVMSAPPSRFLQEIPVQHYETVRLRRSYEW; encoded by the coding sequence ATGGAGTTCGACGTATCCAACCACCGCCTGCCGCCCGAGGGCTTTCCGCACATCGATTTTCGCGCCGAGCTCAACGACGAGCAGTTCGCCGCCGTGACGGCGCGGCCCGGCCCGATGCTCGTGCTCGCCGGAGCGGGTTCGGGCAAGACGCGTACCCTCACCTACCGCGTGGCGTGGTTGCTCAGTCAAGGCGTGCCCGCGCACCAGATTCTCTTGCTCACCTTCACGAACAAGGCGGCCAAGGAGATGCTCAAGCGCGTGGAAGACCTCACCGGGGTCGAGGCACGGCGTTTTTGGGGCGGGACGTTTCACAGCATCGGTCACCGGCTGCTTCGACTCCACGGCGAAGCGGTCGGCCTGGAGAAGGGGTTCACCATCCTCGATGCGGGCGAGGCCGAGGGACTCTTGCGCGACGCCGTCGACGAGATCGACCGCACCTTCTTCAAGGACAAGTCCCACCCGCGCGCCAACGTGCTCGGCGACATGATCAGCATGGCGCGCAACACCCGCCAGAGCCACGAGCGCACGCTCTACCGTTACTTCCCGCAACACGAAGGTCTCGCCGAGAAACTCACGACCTTCGCCGGCGCCTACGAGAAGACCAAGCGCAAGCACAACGTCGTCGATTACGACGACCTCCTCGTCCTCTGGCTCGAGCTGCTCGCCAAGGCCCCCGAACTCGCCGAGCACTACCGCCTGCGCTTCCGCCACACGCTCGTGGACGAGTATCAGGACACCAACGTGCTCCAGTCCGAGATCGTCGACACGATGGCCCACGAACACTGCGTCATGGCCGTGGGCGACGACGCGCAATGCATCTACTCGTGGCGCGGCGCCAACTTCGAAAACACCCTCACCTTCCCCGATCGTCACCCCGGCACGCAGATCCACCGGATCGAGACCAACTACCGCAGCTCACCCGAAATCCTCACGCTCGCCAACTCGGTGCTCGTGAACCAGAGCGCCGCCGGCCGCGGCTTCGAGAAGGAACTACGCCCCGCGCGCGACTCGCACCTCAAGCCCTACGTGGTGCCGGCGCTCGACTCGCGTGAACAAGCGCTCTTCGTCGTCTCGCGCTTGCGCGGCCTCGTGGACGAAGGTCGCAGTCTCGGCGAGGTGGCCGTGCTCTACCGCGCGCACTTTCAGGCAATCGATCTCCAAGTGGAGTTGTCCCGTGCCCGCATCGACTACGTGATCACGAGCGGCGTGCGCTTTTTCGAGCAGGCGCACATCAAGGACGTGATCGCGCACCTGCGCTTCGTCTTCAACCCGCAGGACGTGATGGCCTACATGCGCCTCGCCGTTCTCCTGCCCAAGGTCGGCGACAAGAGCGCACGCAAGCTCTTCGACCTCGCCACCGACTTCGCGCGCAAGCGCAACCTCCCGATCGTCGACGCGCTGCTCCTGCCAGAGGTCCACGCGAAGGTCCCCGCCGACGCGAAGGACGATTGGACCTCGCTCATGCATTCGCTGCGCGACATGCGAGAGGCCGCTTCGCACAACCCGCCCGCCGCCGTGGTGAAACTCGCGATCGAGGGCTGGTACGGCCTCTACCTGAAGGGCGCCTACACCAACTACGTGCAGCGCATGGAGGATCTCACGGCCCTGATCGGTTTCGCCGAGAAGTACGAAGACTCCAGCGAACTCATCGCGCAGATTACGCTGCTCACTTCCGAGACGGCCGACCGCTCGGCCGAGGAGATGAAGGATGCCGTGCGCCTCACGACCGTCCACCAAGCCAAGGGCCTCGAGTTCGACATCGTCTTCGTCATCGGGCTGGCCGACGGGCAGTTTCCTCTCCGCCGTGCGATCGAGGAAGGCGACGTCGAAGAGGAACGCCGCCTCTTCTACGTCGCCGTGACGCGCGCTCGGGACGAACTCTACCTCGTCCACCCGCGCGTGAACACCAAGGGCGGCCCCGTCATGAGCGCACCGCCCAGCCGCTTTCTGCAGGAGATCCCGGTGCAGCACTACGAGACCGTCCGCCTCCGTCGCTCCTACGAGTGGTGA